The following nucleotide sequence is from Pseudobdellovibrionaceae bacterium.
ATCTTTTGTTGTTGGCTTCACTTATATCCCCACCCTGTGTTTTATCACTCCGGCATGCCCAAGTGATCGTCGACCAAACGGTCAGCAATGGCTGAAGCATCAACCGAGTACTTGCCCTCGTCAATCAACTTCTGCAAACGGGCCACCTTGGCCTCATCCACGTCCACCTTGCTGGCAATCTCCTTGGCTTTCTGAAATGCTTGAGCGCGATCAGAAAGATTCAGCTTCACTGATCCTGGTTCTGCTTTGTCTACACCAGAACCACCTTTGGCATCGGTACCATCAACAGCCTTTTGCTTGGCTGAATTAATGTTCTGCACATTTGTGCCCGCACTATTATTGGTGACCTTCATACTGCCTCCAAGCAACATACATCACATAAAATTGTATCATATTGAGACACAACGCCGCAATGAAAAGGCCCCTGGACTCGCCTCCAGTTCTGGATTTCCTCTCTGAGCTTATCCATTTACGCTCCTCATGCGCCGTTTTTGGTCACCGTCCAGGTCAACTTGCCTGCGTCAGGATCAATCCAACCGAGGCTCTGTCCTGCAACCACATCCTCGCCCGCCTTTAGGCCAAGGATACTTCCTTGATAATTCAAAATCGATTCCACTCCGTCAACATGGCGAATTTTCATCTTCGCTCTGCCGTCGTTTGACTGGAATGCTTCTGCCACGCGCCCAGACCAAGGGCTAGTGACGGGAAGCCTACTGGCTCCCTGCTGTTGAGTCCCATCAAGCAGCAAATGCATGGAGCCGTTTTCTTCCGTGGCCTTTTCCAAACGAACAGGTCCGTGTGTTGATTTGTTTGGATTTAGGGGCAAGGGACCCTGGGGATGACCAATGGGCCTCATACCGCCCAAGACTTTTTCCTGAAGCTGCTGGTAGATCATCTCGCCCAATCCAACGCCGCCCTTTTTTCCCCAGGCTTCCACGTACTGTTGATCCAATTGATCGCGATAGAGTTTCTCGGCAAAACTCCCTGGCAACACTCCCTGCCCTTCAGGGACGGTTTTCCTCATCGCCTTGACCATCTCATTGAGAAAGTGACGCTCATAGAGTTCCGCTGCCTCGCGAAGTCGCTTTTCCTGCGCTTCACGTGTTGGCTGTTGTTGAACAAGGCTAAAGGTGTTTTTGACCGGGAGTGGTCCACTCATGGTGGCGAACCTG
It contains:
- the flgM gene encoding flagellar biosynthesis anti-sigma factor FlgM — its product is MKVTNNSAGTNVQNINSAKQKAVDGTDAKGGSGVDKAEPGSVKLNLSDRAQAFQKAKEIASKVDVDEAKVARLQKLIDEGKYSVDASAIADRLVDDHLGMPE
- a CDS encoding rod-binding protein — translated: MSGPLPVKNTFSLVQQQPTREAQEKRLREAAELYERHFLNEMVKAMRKTVPEGQGVLPGSFAEKLYRDQLDQQYVEAWGKKGGVGLGEMIYQQLQEKVLGGMRPIGHPQGPLPLNPNKSTHGPVRLEKATEENGSMHLLLDGTQQQGASRLPVTSPWSGRVAEAFQSNDGRAKMKIRHVDGVESILNYQGSILGLKAGEDVVAGQSLGWIDPDAGKLTWTVTKNGA